In Alkalihalobacillus sp. TS-13, the following are encoded in one genomic region:
- a CDS encoding CoA transferase subunit A, with protein sequence MNPNIPSKVTKMEDLAEHFKDGMTLMCGGFGGVGAPPSLVNFILDLGIKDIELISNDVGFPWIGPGKLITEKRVRRIVVSHIGSNPEAGKQMHDGELDVQFYPQGTLAEKIRAGGMGLGGILVDVGLGTLVEKGKQKVTVDDREYMIEPSLTADVSIVFAKEADVYGNLTYDKSARNTNPHVATAGNITIVEAERIVEAGELDPECIVTPGAFVDYVVPSKGVDWQWVWELKRADGSPNVPHKK encoded by the coding sequence ATGAATCCGAACATTCCTTCGAAAGTTACGAAAATGGAGGATTTGGCTGAACATTTTAAAGATGGCATGACGTTGATGTGCGGCGGATTCGGGGGAGTAGGGGCTCCTCCTAGTCTCGTCAATTTTATTTTGGATTTAGGGATTAAAGATATCGAATTAATATCCAACGATGTCGGCTTTCCTTGGATCGGACCTGGAAAATTAATCACTGAAAAACGAGTACGCCGCATTGTCGTCTCGCACATTGGATCGAATCCTGAAGCTGGAAAGCAGATGCATGACGGCGAGCTCGACGTTCAATTTTACCCGCAGGGAACATTGGCGGAAAAAATCCGTGCAGGCGGAATGGGGCTCGGTGGGATCCTTGTCGATGTCGGACTCGGGACTCTTGTGGAAAAAGGGAAGCAAAAGGTGACGGTGGATGACCGTGAATACATGATTGAACCGTCTTTAACTGCTGATGTTTCGATCGTATTTGCGAAAGAAGCAGACGTCTATGGAAACCTCACCTATGACAAAAGTGCCCGCAATACAAACCCGCATGTCGCGACTGCCGGAAACATTACGATTGTCGAGGCTGAGCGGATCGTGGAGGCAGGAGAGCTTGACCCGGAATGCATCGTGACACCAGGTGCATTCGTTGATTACGTCGTACCAAGTAAAGGGGTGGATTGGCAATGGGTTTGGGAGCTGAAACGCGCAGACGGATCGCCAAACGTGCCGCACAAGAAATAA
- a CDS encoding 3-oxoacid CoA-transferase subunit B: MGLGAETRRRIAKRAAQEITEGMIVNLGIGIPTLVADYLKPELGVMLHTENGILGMGPSPDEGTEDGHLSNAGGYPVTLIPGASYFDSATAFGIIRKGYLDMTILGALEVSEEGDIANWIVPGKRVPGMGGAIDLAQKAKKVIVLMNHTNKDGGSKIVHQCRLPLTVQKGAHMIITEMAVFQVNEDGLELIEIMHPYTLDEIENATEATFKVSRTLTINS, from the coding sequence ATGGGTTTGGGAGCTGAAACGCGCAGACGGATCGCCAAACGTGCCGCACAAGAAATAACTGAGGGGATGATCGTGAACCTGGGCATCGGTATCCCGACCCTGGTGGCCGATTATCTAAAACCAGAGCTGGGTGTGATGCTGCATACAGAAAACGGAATCTTAGGAATGGGTCCTTCTCCTGATGAAGGAACGGAAGACGGACATCTCTCCAATGCTGGAGGCTACCCGGTCACCTTGATTCCCGGTGCCTCTTACTTTGATAGTGCAACGGCATTCGGAATCATACGTAAAGGGTATCTCGACATGACGATCCTCGGTGCGCTCGAAGTAAGTGAAGAGGGTGATATCGCAAATTGGATCGTTCCAGGTAAAAGGGTACCTGGAATGGGCGGGGCAATTGATCTTGCCCAAAAAGCAAAAAAAGTGATCGTGCTGATGAATCATACGAATAAGGATGGCGGTTCGAAAATCGTCCACCAGTGCCGTCTGCCTCTTACTGTGCAAAAAGGGGCACACATGATCATCACTGAAATGGCGGTTTTTCAGGTGAATGAAGACGGACTTGAATTGATCGAAATCATGCATCCGTATACACTCGATGAAATTGAAAATGCTACTGAAGCAACGTTTAAAGTTAGCAGGACATTGACGATCAATTCTTGA
- a CDS encoding peptidase — protein sequence MQEKVKQWLDRNREDAIGLLQMLVQEGSVQENEEGVQKLVRDHLEKLGLEVDYWIPCEEEFLNHPYFCATRTDFSKSPNVVGRWKGTGGGKSIVLNGHIDVVPAGDPNQWDHDPYSGHIQDGKMYGRGVTDMKGGNLSLLLAIQCLKELGIKLKGDVLFHSVIEEESGGAGTLAAVLRGYTADAALVPEPTNMKIFPKQQGSKWFRLKVLGRSAHGGTRYEGVSAIEKAMVVLKAIQTLEKDRNARVDDPLYAKTPIPLPINIGKIEGGSWPSSVPDEILIEGRVGVGPQETLEDVKAEFEEALHRIDDEWFSEHPVQIEWFGAQWLPGSIDLEHELMGVLQERYQEVLGTAPEIEASPWGTDGGLLTQIGNTPSIVFGPGVTAYAHYPNEYIELEKVFQAAEVFALVIYDWCGGE from the coding sequence GTGCAGGAAAAAGTAAAACAATGGCTCGACCGGAACAGGGAGGACGCAATCGGTTTATTGCAAATGCTTGTGCAGGAAGGCAGTGTACAAGAAAACGAAGAAGGCGTCCAGAAGCTTGTCCGTGACCATCTCGAAAAACTCGGTCTCGAAGTCGATTACTGGATTCCGTGTGAAGAAGAATTCTTGAACCATCCTTATTTTTGCGCGACACGGACGGATTTTTCCAAGAGTCCGAATGTCGTTGGAAGATGGAAAGGTACGGGCGGAGGTAAATCGATCGTCTTAAATGGCCATATCGATGTTGTTCCAGCAGGTGACCCCAACCAATGGGATCATGATCCATACAGCGGTCATATCCAAGACGGAAAAATGTACGGGCGGGGAGTCACCGACATGAAAGGCGGCAACCTTTCTCTTTTACTAGCAATCCAATGTTTAAAAGAGTTAGGGATCAAGCTGAAAGGTGATGTCCTATTTCATAGTGTCATAGAGGAAGAAAGCGGTGGGGCAGGGACACTTGCTGCTGTATTACGAGGTTATACAGCTGATGCAGCACTCGTCCCAGAACCAACCAACATGAAAATCTTCCCGAAACAACAAGGTTCAAAATGGTTCAGATTGAAGGTGCTTGGTCGTTCTGCACATGGAGGCACCCGTTATGAAGGCGTCAGTGCCATTGAAAAAGCTATGGTGGTCCTTAAGGCGATCCAAACGCTGGAAAAAGACCGCAATGCCAGGGTAGACGATCCTCTTTATGCCAAAACTCCGATACCACTACCGATCAACATCGGGAAAATTGAAGGTGGAAGCTGGCCGTCTTCCGTACCGGATGAGATTTTGATTGAAGGCAGAGTCGGCGTCGGTCCGCAAGAAACGTTGGAAGATGTGAAGGCAGAATTTGAAGAGGCGTTGCACAGGATTGATGACGAGTGGTTCAGTGAGCACCCAGTTCAAATCGAGTGGTTCGGAGCCCAATGGCTGCCCGGCTCGATTGACCTCGAGCACGAACTGATGGGGGTTTTACAAGAAAGGTACCAGGAAGTACTTGGGACAGCCCCTGAAATCGAAGCTTCGCCATGGGGAACAGACGGCGGTCTCCTGACTCAAATCGGAAACACCCCTTCAATCGTATTCGGACCTGGCGTGACGGCTTATGCCCATTATCCGAACGAATACATCGAGCTAGAGAAAGTGTTCCAGGCAGCCGAGGTCTTTGCGCTCGTGATTTATGACTGGTGCGGCGGCGAATGA
- a CDS encoding DNA alkylation repair protein — protein sequence MSGPYLCPGCKTNRTRFNVIEQIPKGVKLDPQSGDVVEEYSNDNLEMFHMPYKGSQYRVQCAACGLIENEETFKARATSSQNPFLS from the coding sequence ATGAGTGGACCTTATTTATGTCCAGGCTGTAAAACCAACCGAACCCGCTTTAATGTGATTGAACAGATTCCTAAAGGCGTGAAGCTGGACCCGCAATCTGGTGATGTGGTCGAGGAGTATTCCAACGATAACCTTGAGATGTTCCACATGCCATATAAAGGATCACAATATCGTGTACAATGCGCTGCATGCGGGTTGATCGAGAACGAAGAAACATTCAAAGCACGCGCCACCTCGTCCCAAAACCCATTTTTATCGTAG
- a CDS encoding SipW-dependent-type signal peptide-containing protein, whose translation MLELPSRKRRTRSSTTKKKKYRLFVNFTLVLFIFFLFGFTVQSTYSYFSDTSKVNGTITAASDFCADKAYKKSHKDLCKDNAGIGNGPEDGDEDTGDKTDPDNPGHNKDDCDDHTSAPCSDKGKDEDKKKDKSDDSSTEEHEDTDKKNNPGDESSEKADSSEEMSNENGNDAERSEEDEKDKQDQELPPPDESQESDSDQVKSKSQTSDAKKITNLDNKDNEDEVNQSSESKNDSTE comes from the coding sequence TTGCTAGAGCTACCAAGTCGTAAAAGAAGAACTAGAAGTTCAACAACAAAGAAGAAAAAATACAGATTGTTTGTAAATTTTACACTAGTACTTTTTATTTTCTTCCTCTTTGGGTTCACTGTTCAAAGCACTTATTCATATTTCAGTGATACTAGCAAGGTGAACGGGACAATAACTGCAGCATCAGATTTTTGTGCGGATAAGGCTTATAAAAAATCACATAAAGACCTGTGCAAGGATAATGCTGGAATCGGAAACGGTCCAGAAGATGGTGATGAAGACACTGGGGATAAAACAGATCCAGATAATCCAGGTCATAACAAGGATGACTGTGATGATCATACTAGTGCCCCTTGTTCAGATAAAGGTAAAGATGAAGATAAGAAAAAAGACAAATCTGATGATAGTAGTACAGAAGAACATGAAGATACTGATAAGAAAAATAATCCAGGAGATGAATCTTCTGAGAAAGCCGATTCTTCTGAGGAAATGAGCAATGAAAACGGCAATGATGCTGAAAGATCAGAAGAAGATGAAAAAGATAAACAAGACCAAGAACTTCCGCCTCCAGATGAATCTCAGGAATCTGATTCCGATCAGGTAAAATCTAAAAGTCAAACATCTGATGCTAAGAAGATTACCAACTTAGATAACAAAGATAATGAAGACGAAGTAAATCAATCTAGTGAAAGTAAAAATGATTCAACGGAGTGA
- the sipW gene encoding signal peptidase I SipW: MKTVLKWISNITSWMLFAVFIVMIFMVVSSKASGGEPNFVGYQLKSVLSGSMEPTFDTGAVIAIDPSINKEGLKKDDIITFKEDAETLITHRIIEVKKTENHVQYITKGDNNDGADLEPVLSENVVGKYNGFNIPFLGYFMNFANSKLGTAILLIVPGVLMIIYSAYSIWKAIREIEVPKKKEESSTTTSN; this comes from the coding sequence ATGAAAACAGTTTTAAAATGGATCAGCAATATCACGTCTTGGATGTTATTTGCAGTATTCATTGTCATGATCTTTATGGTTGTAAGTTCAAAAGCATCTGGGGGAGAACCAAACTTCGTTGGTTACCAACTTAAATCAGTATTGTCAGGCTCAATGGAACCAACATTTGATACTGGAGCCGTTATCGCTATCGATCCTTCAATTAATAAAGAGGGTTTAAAGAAAGATGACATCATTACCTTTAAAGAAGATGCAGAGACATTGATCACCCACAGAATAATTGAAGTTAAAAAGACAGAGAATCACGTACAGTACATCACAAAGGGAGATAACAATGATGGAGCAGATTTAGAACCTGTTCTTTCAGAAAATGTTGTAGGTAAATATAACGGCTTCAACATTCCTTTTCTTGGATACTTCATGAACTTTGCAAATTCGAAATTAGGTACAGCAATTCTCTTGATCGTTCCAGGGGTTTTAATGATCATCTATTCAGCTTACTCGATCTGGAAAGCTATTCGAGAAATAGAGGTACCAAAGAAAAAAGAAGAATCAAGCACTACAACCAGCAACTAA
- a CDS encoding CalY family protein: MSIKKKLGLGVASAALGLALVGGGTYAYFSDTATSTNTFAAGTLDLSVDPQEIINVDNIKPGDTMLRSFELVNGGSLDIKNVVINTDYTVSDANGNNVNDLGEHIRVNFMFNVDKLDVPVWSTSLANLKAMSPEAVKDQFEHIFGDEWGSEGLVSGSSDLLYVQFEFVDNGADQNEFQGDSLELVWNFVGSQTEGEAR, encoded by the coding sequence ATGAGTATTAAAAAGAAATTAGGTTTGGGCGTAGCGTCAGCAGCACTAGGATTAGCATTAGTAGGGGGAGGGACTTACGCATACTTTAGTGACACAGCAACATCTACTAACACGTTTGCAGCAGGAACATTAGATTTATCAGTCGATCCTCAAGAAATTATTAATGTTGATAACATTAAGCCTGGAGATACGATGCTTCGTTCATTTGAACTTGTAAATGGTGGGTCTTTAGACATTAAGAACGTTGTAATCAACACCGACTACACAGTAAGTGATGCAAATGGAAATAATGTTAATGACTTAGGTGAACACATTCGAGTGAACTTCATGTTTAACGTTGATAAGTTAGACGTTCCAGTATGGTCTACCTCACTAGCTAATTTGAAAGCTATGTCACCTGAAGCTGTGAAAGATCAGTTTGAACATATTTTTGGAGACGAATGGGGAAGTGAAGGACTTGTATCTGGTTCAAGTGATTTACTTTATGTACAATTTGAATTTGTAGATAATGGAGCAGATCAAAATGAATTCCAAGGAGACTCATTAGAACTTGTATGGAATTTTGTGGGTAGTCAAACTGAAGGTGAGGCAAGATAA
- a CDS encoding TasA family protein, with protein MKLIKSLIVKLVLIYSAIMLVNVFYQPVMNTGADESTPVLDISTSPASYLFDVKNLKPGDWAERKLIVKNDGNVDFNYKTLATFKDGSEKLYEQLEIKVQDQSGNILFQDKLSEFDTLAERELAHHNSEEFVVTVTFPPESGNEYQGLSTAFDLVFTAEGNKESVPPKDPEDIENPSNGETPGKDTPTNSGGLPQTGESNPIWYYLSGIILAGLGVGIMRKRLTSDRPRIRIRR; from the coding sequence ATGAAGCTGATAAAAAGTTTAATTGTAAAACTAGTACTAATTTATAGTGCAATCATGTTGGTGAACGTGTTTTATCAACCTGTAATGAATACTGGCGCAGATGAAAGTACTCCTGTGTTAGACATCAGTACATCACCAGCAAGCTACCTTTTTGATGTGAAAAACTTAAAACCTGGTGATTGGGCTGAGCGTAAATTAATTGTAAAAAATGATGGGAATGTAGATTTCAATTATAAGACTCTAGCAACTTTTAAAGACGGATCTGAAAAACTTTATGAGCAATTAGAAATAAAAGTTCAAGATCAAAGTGGTAATATTTTGTTTCAAGATAAACTGAGTGAATTTGACACTTTAGCTGAACGTGAATTAGCTCATCATAATAGTGAAGAGTTTGTGGTTACTGTCACATTTCCACCGGAATCTGGAAATGAATATCAGGGTTTATCTACAGCATTTGATTTGGTTTTTACTGCGGAAGGGAACAAAGAATCTGTTCCTCCTAAAGATCCAGAGGACATAGAAAATCCAAGCAATGGCGAGACTCCAGGTAAAGATACTCCTACTAACAGCGGGGGGTTACCTCAAACGGGAGAATCAAATCCAATTTGGTATTACTTATCTGGAATTATCTTAGCTGGACTTGGTGTGGGTATTATGAGAAAACGTTTAACGAGTGATCGTCCTCGTATTCGAATTAGAAGGTGA
- a CDS encoding class D sortase: MRFLLGLFIFLIGLGTAFFPYLKSQYSIHQQEELLSEWNQTNPDTAKESFTSLSKVYASDDESTEAPSSGELVGTVEIPSIDARLPVLEGATLSNLKKGAGHLEGTSLLGQSGNSAIAAHRSYTYGKDFNRLNEVGHGDEIIIKTKDETYTYTVYHTTRVLPEDTSVLESVPAENIVTLITCDPMKDPTHRLIVQAKLKNP; this comes from the coding sequence ATGAGATTTCTACTAGGGTTATTCATCTTTTTAATCGGTTTGGGGACGGCTTTCTTTCCTTATTTAAAATCACAATACAGTATCCATCAACAAGAAGAACTTCTTTCAGAGTGGAACCAAACAAATCCTGATACAGCTAAAGAGAGTTTTACTTCATTGTCAAAAGTATATGCTTCAGATGATGAAAGTACAGAAGCTCCTTCCTCTGGTGAATTGGTTGGTACTGTGGAGATTCCTAGTATCGATGCTAGATTACCGGTTCTTGAAGGAGCTACTTTATCCAATCTAAAGAAGGGGGCAGGGCATTTAGAAGGGACTTCATTGTTAGGCCAGTCTGGAAATTCTGCCATTGCTGCACACCGTAGTTACACGTACGGTAAAGATTTCAACCGTTTAAACGAGGTTGGGCATGGAGATGAGATCATAATAAAAACAAAAGATGAAACATATACTTATACCGTATATCACACCACTAGAGTACTTCCAGAGGATACTTCCGTTCTAGAATCAGTTCCTGCAGAAAACATTGTGACCCTCATTACCTGTGATCCGATGAAAGATCCTACTCATCGATTGATTGTTCAAGCAAAGCTTAAAAATCCATAA
- a CDS encoding helix-turn-helix domain-containing protein, whose protein sequence is MLWSRIKEARLEQHISVIDLAQRVQVTEAYILNLENGKIQNPSFFKMIRIAKELDLDLYEMEELFIDPEWFKLMKEARALGLSSSEVRNFIYQQKYMNLGAK, encoded by the coding sequence ATGTTATGGAGCAGAATTAAAGAGGCAAGGTTAGAGCAGCATATCTCAGTTATTGATCTTGCTCAACGTGTACAAGTTACCGAAGCTTACATATTGAATTTAGAAAATGGAAAGATTCAGAACCCTTCTTTTTTTAAAATGATCAGGATAGCGAAGGAACTTGATTTGGATTTATACGAAATGGAGGAGTTGTTTATCGATCCTGAGTGGTTTAAGCTTATGAAAGAAGCAAGAGCGTTAGGACTATCAAGCAGTGAGGTCCGCAACTTCATCTACCAACAGAAATATATGAATTTAGGAGCAAAATAA
- a CDS encoding helix-turn-helix domain-containing protein, which produces MIGDRLKHYRNQKGMSLSELAERAGVAKSYLSSIERNLQTNPSIQFLEKVSNVLKIPLDSLLHDSVDVESDDLDQGWMKLVQEAMESGVSKEEFRSFLEYNKWKKQQDNE; this is translated from the coding sequence ATGATTGGGGATCGTCTTAAACATTACAGAAACCAAAAAGGGATGTCATTATCCGAATTAGCTGAGAGAGCTGGTGTCGCTAAGTCTTACTTAAGCTCTATCGAACGGAATCTACAAACAAATCCTTCTATTCAATTCCTAGAAAAAGTCTCTAATGTATTGAAAATTCCACTCGACAGTTTATTGCATGATTCTGTTGATGTTGAGTCTGACGATCTTGACCAGGGATGGATGAAACTAGTACAGGAAGCCATGGAATCTGGAGTATCAAAAGAAGAATTCAGAAGTTTCTTAGAGTATAACAAATGGAAAAAACAACAGGACAATGAATAA
- a CDS encoding anti-repressor SinI family protein → MEKLKDREKLDVEWIELMKVAKQVGMTKNEIRDFIRNFPIKSLEGKA, encoded by the coding sequence GTGGAGAAGCTTAAAGATCGTGAAAAATTGGATGTTGAATGGATTGAACTCATGAAGGTCGCAAAACAAGTTGGAATGACGAAGAATGAAATAAGGGATTTTATTCGCAATTTTCCAATAAAATCCTTGGAGGGAAAGGCATAA
- a CDS encoding 5'-3' exonuclease H3TH domain-containing protein: MDNRFIIIDGFNLLSRCYFATSYGREDHELTKNSEGLYTNALRVKVQKLLNLIEMYNPSHLAIAWDVKREETLRRQRFPDYKDTRNELPEPLIQQYTTITELFDIVGVTQLTISPYEADDIIGTLSRRWSDEMDGECFIYSNDRDLLQLLTNKVSQIIAKKKEENAYTLKHFSDEYGITPAQWIDVKALLGDKSDNIPGVHGVGEKAALPMIQQYGTVEAIYEEEEIDPIFKRYLKKIAAGREMAFLSKELVTIDTEIPILKETPWDGFSLRLDRDKLREEVERLELRVRM, from the coding sequence ATGGATAACCGCTTCATTATCATCGATGGTTTCAATTTGTTGAGCCGGTGTTATTTTGCGACAAGTTACGGTCGAGAAGATCATGAACTGACCAAAAACAGCGAAGGGCTCTATACGAACGCTCTCCGTGTAAAAGTGCAGAAGCTTTTGAACCTGATTGAAATGTACAACCCTTCACACCTGGCGATCGCGTGGGATGTGAAGCGTGAGGAAACACTACGCCGTCAACGTTTTCCAGATTATAAGGATACGCGTAATGAGCTGCCTGAGCCTTTGATCCAGCAGTACACGACGATTACCGAGCTGTTCGATATCGTCGGCGTTACGCAGTTGACGATCAGTCCGTATGAAGCGGATGACATCATCGGTACGTTATCACGCCGTTGGTCCGACGAAATGGACGGAGAATGCTTCATCTACAGCAATGATCGTGATCTTCTTCAATTGTTGACCAATAAAGTTTCACAAATCATTGCGAAGAAAAAAGAAGAGAACGCCTACACACTCAAACATTTTTCCGATGAATACGGGATCACACCTGCTCAATGGATTGATGTAAAGGCGTTGCTAGGGGATAAAAGCGACAACATCCCTGGTGTCCATGGGGTCGGAGAAAAAGCAGCATTACCGATGATCCAGCAATACGGAACGGTTGAAGCGATTTATGAAGAGGAGGAAATCGATCCGATTTTCAAACGTTATTTGAAAAAGATTGCAGCCGGACGTGAAATGGCCTTCTTAAGTAAAGAACTGGTCACCATCGATACGGAAATCCCTATTTTAAAAGAAACGCCATGGGATGGTTTCTCATTGAGGCTTGATCGAGATAAGTTGCGGGAAGAAGTTGAACGATTAGAGTTGCGTGTGAGAATGTGA
- a CDS encoding glycosyltransferase produces MLFFTIVCANHLALASILRDSIKRHMPEHKFVVCMFEKEIPHNIQSFGSFDDVILAKDIGFKNFNQTIFKYNQYEASGACKGQLFRYMLQAYPSEDKFVLLDADTQVFSPFTEVQEALKTNSIVITPHIIQPPENLKSVGLEQSFLQSGIFNTGFLAINRSKTANTFVDWWAERLEHFSYTDPPRGLYNEQRWIDHVPVYFDQVLRLKHPGYNVAKWNFFERTLTEQNGKYFVNGLPLRFIHFSGFINNTTNSNGHEIIRNYKTFLKDKGHGVQCREKWSYDYFDDQRPIKDQVRTIYKNNPLARAEIIDPFKESKRTFNRYK; encoded by the coding sequence ATGTTGTTTTTTACCATTGTTTGTGCCAATCACCTCGCACTAGCGTCCATACTTAGGGACTCAATCAAACGGCATATGCCTGAACATAAATTTGTTGTCTGTATGTTTGAAAAAGAGATTCCCCACAATATCCAATCTTTCGGAAGCTTTGACGATGTAATCCTTGCGAAAGACATAGGGTTTAAGAATTTCAATCAGACGATCTTCAAATATAACCAATATGAAGCTTCAGGTGCATGTAAAGGGCAATTGTTCCGTTATATGCTTCAAGCTTATCCATCGGAAGACAAATTCGTACTTTTAGACGCAGATACACAGGTGTTCAGTCCTTTCACTGAGGTTCAGGAAGCATTGAAAACGAATTCTATTGTCATCACCCCTCACATCATACAGCCTCCAGAAAATTTGAAATCGGTGGGCTTGGAACAGTCATTCCTTCAATCTGGAATATTCAATACAGGCTTTTTGGCGATAAATAGATCAAAAACGGCAAATACATTTGTGGATTGGTGGGCAGAACGCCTTGAACATTTCAGTTACACTGATCCACCGCGCGGCCTTTATAATGAACAAAGATGGATCGATCATGTGCCGGTTTATTTTGATCAAGTCCTGCGATTGAAACATCCAGGGTATAACGTTGCGAAATGGAACTTTTTTGAACGGACGCTTACAGAACAAAACGGAAAATATTTTGTCAATGGACTTCCTCTCCGGTTTATCCATTTCTCGGGTTTCATCAATAATACTACAAATTCAAACGGGCATGAAATTATCAGGAATTATAAAACATTTTTAAAAGACAAGGGACATGGTGTTCAATGCAGGGAAAAATGGAGCTATGACTATTTTGATGATCAAAGACCTATCAAAGATCAGGTGCGGACAATTTATAAAAACAATCCTTTAGCACGCGCAGAGATCATTGATCCATTCAAGGAAAGTAAACGGACTTTTAACAGATATAAATAA
- a CDS encoding NAD(P)-dependent oxidoreductase, giving the protein MDIKDATIGFLGTGVMGQSMAKNLMEAGYSVLLHTRTKSKAESLLDAGAVWKESVAELASESNIIISMVGYPHDVEEVYFGEKGILENARTNTYAIDMTTSSPALAKEIYEEALTRKIFALDAPVSGGDIGARNGKLAIMVGGDPEVFEAVKPIFEVMGGNIILQGKAGAGQHTKMCNQIAIATNMIGVCEAIVYAEKAGLDPSNVLESITTGAAGSWSLSNLAPRMIAEDDQPGFYIKHFIKDMSIALESAKEMGMTTPGLELSLSLYKSLAEKGEENCGTQALIKWFQSQ; this is encoded by the coding sequence ATGGATATAAAAGATGCGACAATTGGATTTTTGGGAACTGGTGTGATGGGCCAAAGCATGGCGAAAAACTTGATGGAAGCTGGGTATTCCGTTCTTCTACATACTCGGACAAAATCAAAGGCAGAATCACTTCTTGACGCAGGAGCGGTTTGGAAAGAGTCCGTAGCTGAACTTGCTTCGGAATCGAACATCATCATTTCGATGGTCGGGTATCCGCATGATGTTGAAGAAGTCTATTTCGGTGAAAAAGGAATTCTTGAAAATGCCAGAACTAATACCTATGCCATCGATATGACGACATCGAGCCCAGCACTTGCGAAAGAAATTTATGAAGAAGCATTGACGAGAAAAATTTTCGCATTGGATGCTCCGGTTTCTGGCGGGGATATCGGTGCGAGAAATGGAAAATTAGCTATTATGGTAGGTGGTGATCCGGAAGTCTTTGAGGCGGTCAAACCGATTTTCGAAGTAATGGGGGGAAACATCATTCTCCAAGGCAAAGCCGGTGCAGGTCAGCATACGAAAATGTGTAACCAGATCGCGATTGCGACGAACATGATCGGTGTTTGTGAAGCAATAGTGTATGCCGAAAAAGCGGGGCTCGATCCGTCGAATGTACTTGAAAGTATCACGACTGGCGCTGCTGGAAGTTGGTCGCTGAGTAATTTGGCTCCTCGTATGATTGCAGAAGACGATCAACCAGGGTTTTACATCAAACATTTCATCAAAGATATGAGTATTGCATTGGAGTCAGCGAAAGAAATGGGAATGACGACCCCGGGTCTTGAATTATCGCTCTCCCTTTATAAATCATTAGCTGAAAAAGGGGAGGAAAACTGCGGGACTCAAGCGTTGATCAAGTGGTTCCAATCTCAATAG
- a CDS encoding reverse transcriptase-like protein, with amino-acid sequence MIDVYVDGASSGNPGPSGAGIFIKGLPNGPESYSIPLGVMTNHEAEYHAVIHALKICIDKQYKIVSFRTDSQLVEQAVDKEYVKKNLYQPLLQQILHLKDELDLFFIKWIPSSQNKNADKLARAAIQLNKPI; translated from the coding sequence ATGATAGATGTTTATGTAGATGGTGCAAGTTCCGGGAATCCAGGTCCCTCTGGTGCAGGTATTTTTATTAAAGGACTGCCAAACGGCCCAGAATCCTATTCGATTCCACTAGGAGTGATGACAAACCATGAAGCCGAATACCATGCTGTCATCCACGCTTTGAAAATCTGTATCGATAAACAATATAAAATCGTATCCTTCAGAACGGATTCCCAGCTAGTCGAGCAGGCAGTCGATAAGGAATATGTAAAAAAGAATCTGTATCAACCGTTGTTGCAACAGATTCTTCATTTGAAAGATGAATTGGACCTCTTCTTCATCAAATGGATTCCAAGTTCACAAAACAAAAATGCAGACAAGCTCGCACGTGCTGCGATTCAGTTGAATAAACCTATTTAG